GTTTAGCATCAGCCTAAACATCGCCAAaaccacgaagaagaagaagaagaaggagcagagcGAGGGAGACACCATCTACCTTCGATCGAAAAAGATCGCGAAGAGATTAAGTTCCGGGTGTTCGCTGCTGCCAAAGCGCCGCAAACAAGCCGCTACTAAAAAGCAAGACGTGTCTTTTGATAAACACGTCCTTCAAGTGCCAAGTTAGTTGATTCCTACGTACATTACGAACATTTTAACCTTTCTCTAAAATAAATCACtgtgaatttcatttatttaaaaaatatacctcagagAGCTCCGGAATCAAAAAAGGCTTGTAGGCCTAATGCTGACATCTTTTTGCGCTCTTAAAAATTCatgaagatatataaaatctCGTAGACTAGCTTCCTACGTTACGAAGATTTtaagtttaatgaaaaataaattattgcgaatttaattttaaaaactgagcTCAATGACCTGAAAAATAACGATTGCTTAAAGGCCTAATGCTGAGATCTACTGTATTTTGTACTTAAATGATTCAATAAAATCTATCAATTCTCTTAGACTAATGCCGTCCGCAAGATACGACAAAAAATtcgggaaaaatataaattctagtCGACTAATACTTCTGTCGTCCACAGGATACGACCCTTTAAGAAAAAGTACGACAGCCTGGAAGGGTAAAACCCCATTTCTGGCACGGGAGTACGAGGAGGTAAGCATTTTTCGAAAGTATTTTGCGATTGGCTTCAAGTTTGGCCGTTGAGGctcgttaaactctctctctctctctctctctctctctctctctctctctctgtgtgtgtgtgtgtgtgtgtgtgtgtgtgtgtgtcttaatcAGGTTGTTGACAAATTATCTTCTCAGATAAGCGGTGGTGCATTTTCTTTATCAAGATGATCTCGTATTCATtccctcttttattattattattattattattattattattattattattattattattattattattattgaataatttagacTTTAAATTAAACTACCACGAAACGTAACCTATTCGAGACAAAATCACAGAGTAAAGTCTATTGAAACTAGTCCCAGTGGAACACGATTTGTACACCGCGCAAACCAGTAGGCCTATacaatagtaaaattaaaatccaatggtaagcaaaaaagaaacccagtcattaaaaaaaaaaaaggtatgagaGGCCACGATAACTTCTCGACATTTAATAGAATTCTATTGAGTCTTTTGTATCGAGATAAGAACAATCTTAGCGTAGAATTGATAATCGTGGCGGCAACAGGAACAAAGTCAAAATGAGCAATGAGATAACGAGGTACTTGAACGAGATAACGAGTCGGATAACTGTGGGGAACTGTGGGAAAtttattcaggagagagagagagagagagagagagagagagagagagagagagagaaagtcattcaGGATAAGCACTGGAGTCAGGATTAGTACTGAAGAAGACTATtctgtgctagagagagagagagagagagagagagagagagagagagagagagttttacaccGTATTTAGTATATATGTCGCAATTCCTCCTAGCTTTTAAATGATCTTGATTTGTCTTATATCAATAGATTCCTTTGATTAAAGACGTAGGCCTAAGACTCAGACCTGACCTTCCAGGACGTGATGAGGTACCTCCTGGAGGTCGAGAGGCGTCGACACCTCATGACGAGGAACTACCTCGCCAACCATCCCTCCGTCACCCAGAGGACCCGGGCAATGCTCATCGATTGGCTGATACGGgtccaggtgagagagagagagagagagagagagagagagagagagagagagagagagagagagagagagagagagagtagcgagGGCGCTCCTCTTAAAGTAGAAATACCTTCGggaggaaattgctttcatttgtGGCGAGAAGATTCCGTAGGGTTTATTTTGGCGTCTATTTACGGTGTGCGATTTCCGTATGGTTTTGTTTCAGTGGGAATTGCAGTTGTTTTAAGTTTCTCcacagattttcatttattttcataatttgtattaaataagTATCACTGACAGCCTTTTTTCATCAGGGAAATTTTTATATTGTCAGGAAGCCGTCGTAATGGCGTACATCAAATGGACTTTTAAGAGTATCTAGCCAGGCCTTCAAGTTGATATTTAAACTTAAGCAAACATCAAGGAATGACATTAACCAATAAGCAgcattcataatatattttacttcctCTAAACCGAGATTCGAACTCGTACTTCAAACGACTAACAAAATGCTCGACAGGAAACGTGTTCTACGGCCGAGTTGAAACCACATTCCTGTACCTTCGTCTTACCTGGATACAGCTATTCTTCGTGTGCATGTTTACGGTTGGGTCACCACCAGACTATTTAGGGGTGGTTCACGCTGTAGGGATTCTGCAGAATGTATGGTCTATCTTCTGCACGAATTTCAGGATGAATTTAGGCCTAGACGTCTAATTATCATACAAAAACCTCCTCCTGATCGTGAGCAATGTTAATATCAAAACATAGCGGAAATTATACGCTAGGCCTAAGTGTTGAAGACCTGCTGGGGAATTGTTATAGACACCAGGCCTAAGCGTTGTAAACCTGCTATCATTCGATGTATCTgctggggagtggggagggggatgggtcAAAGTATCTAAATTATAGCTATATTTTTTGCATCTTCAAGGCAAGAGCTAGTACTAGTTATTAACAGGAAGTAGGGAAGATTGAAAAGCAACAGTAAGTAGTCTCAGATATTTCTGACACGAAGAGCGAAAGCTCCAGGTTTAGCAGATAAAAATCTTTAGCCTTCCTTAATCAAAGCAGAAACTCAGTgtctaaggaaaaaaaatgaatgaactgacataaacaaccaAATTCTCTCGCTCTATCTTTCGACAACCGGCTGCATGTAGCCTAAAATTGCGTGGCTGGCACCCTAAAAGAAATGAGGCTCCCTGATGTTGAGCGGTTCCGTTACATGTAGAACCACTACATTCTTCAACAATTCATCCCCCCATGTCTGCGGTCCACGGAACAGTTTCCTTAATGTTACTTGTCATCAGCCACTTGCTGCCTGAAGTTCAAGGTCCAACAAATACAACTTGTTCTAGAGTTCTGTACTATAAGCCTAAGCTTCTAAGATGCTTATATCTCACACAAATGATTGCAGTGGCTTCTTAATATCGAAAATAAATCCTGCCCTGCAACCCAAGCTGGGAGTTgccttcaaaagaataaaaaaaaaataaggatccCTACTCACCCACCCTCCATCAAGTGAACCCGGTTGTCGCATCACCAGAAACCGGCTTATCACCTCAGCCAACAACAAAAGCAGACGCCTTCCTCTGCATAACCATGCAAGACGTGCTTTGCAAGACTTAAGTTGCTTGCATGCAGTAGAATTTCAATATGCGTCCTTGGAGTTGAAAAATACAACAGTTAATGATCAGAGATAAGTGTGATATAAAATTCAacctgttatttgtttttatccacAGATAAGAGCTCCGGAATACTTAACTTTATTGTCAGTTGTTCAgaacttaaaaatattatttgtaatgCGTATTGAATACCTATCCTTTACATAATGCATTCTTCATTCCCTCTTATCTTCAGAGTTACATGGAGCTGTCTCAAGAGACCCTATACCAAAGCATTAACTTGATAGACCGAGTGCTGGGGGTCAGCGATATGCCGGCGGAAAAGGTGCAACTTCTCTCGATCACCGCCTTCTTTATCGTGGCCAAACTCGAAGAGAAGGAACCACTTGAGGTGGGtgttctatctgtctgtctgtcagctgTCGAAGATATTGTCAGTTGTCGAAGATACTGTCATTTGTCGAAGACACTGTCAGCAGTTGTCTCAAGTTAACGTCAGTTGTCTCAGAGGCTGTCGATTGCCTGAGTTCAGATACTGTCATTGTCGAAGACACAGTCACTCGCCGAAGTCTTTGCCAGGTGTCTCAGAGATCGTCAATTATCGAAAGTACTGTCAGTTGTCACAGACAGTGGCAGTTGTCAAAAACACTGTCAGTTGTCGATGGTACTGCCAGTTGTCACATACAATGGCAGTTGCTGATCAAGGAACCCCTTAATGGAGCCTTTGTCCCTTGTTGCAAAAAGTGGCTAACAGTTGCTGTAGATAAATCTTACCAACCACTGCAATAACACCACAGAATACACAGTAAAACTTTGTAATTCTGATTTAGCTGAATAAGTTTCACAgcaacattttctaatttttttaggCCACAGACCTTCTGGGACTGACCCTAGACACCTATACACTGCAAGAGTTCCTCTCAATGGAAAGAGAAGTTCTGACCACCGTAAGCTTCAACTTGATCACAGCGGACCCGTcgatatttttagaatattttgccTATTTAACCTGTAATTACGACGATAAAATGGTAGGTCATAATGACGCTTTATTATATgcattttacataatattataaatcaaaatcTCAAGCATATTATTCCAGACACTTTGGTTCGCTGGCTTAGGCCTATACATCTCCTGCAGGTGCTGGATTGCGCCAACTACCTGATGGAGACGGTGCTGGTGGAGGCATGGCCTCTGGAAACCCTGCCATCTCTCTTGGCCGCAGCGGCTCTGTTCGGTTCTCTGAGAATTATCCACGGCGCCATGGCAAGCATGGCTCTTAGCACGCTGATGCCACCCTTCTTCAGGTTTCTGGTTCCATTACTTACTCGTAATTTGCACTGGTCTAATATGATTCCTGTTGAGCAGTGAGACTATATTAGATCTAGCTAACCAATAAGTAATTAGGCTGTGTAGGCTTAGTCTATTATGTGTTTCAGCCTAATTGCAATATAAAATTCAactcgtttatttatatataatctatataattgACCTTTTTGCTATGTAGGTGACCTAAATTATCACCTTTCTATGGTTCACGTGAACTAAAATTAATCAGTCTTTAGCTTTTATGAActaatgtatcttttttttttttcaacagtttaGACGACTCATCTGTAATCTCTACCAGTTTGCGCATGCTCGAAGCCTTAGCTAATCGGAAGCATTCTCCATTTCAGGTGATTTAGtcaatttttcttcctcttcttcttcttaagttaAGGGATGAATCTAGAAAGAAATCTAGAATCTATCGTCTATAATGAATGTTGTTTTTTATGCGTTTAAGCCACCCGCAAGTGATCTATATGAAGCCttttgagcacatttttattctGACTTTCGTCTATCAATACACGAAGAACAATCTAATTATTATTAGCTCCTTTAATATAAGTTTTTGATTTTCAAATTACAGGTTTTGATAACAGAGTCGTTAGCGTAATTATTGGTAACGTTTTCAAAATGCAGATGTGAATTGTCATCAattcctttaatataattttacaaagtttttcAAATTACTGACGTTAATCACTCTTAATTCTCATAATgtacttttaataatgtttttacaTTGTACCCTCCCCCCCCTACGGCCCAGGGCGCCTCGGAAAAATACGAGAGCAAGTCACGCCACAGCGAACTGTCCCTCCTCCCGAAGCTGCAACCTGACGAGGTGCTCGTTATCATAGACCAAGTCAGGGCGACCCTGATCTCCCTCAGGGACGCTAATATCATCATCAGagatcatcgtcattatcatcatcatcatcatcatctcgtgAACGATGGCGACAGCGAGGAACCAGATGATGAAACTGAACTGCGTGACGTCACAGACCACGAAGAAGTCATGACTTGAAAAGGATGTAGAGGGTTTCTGTGACGTCATGGTTTGCAGAAGTGTCCCACGAAAGGAAGCTCGCTCCAGTGAGCTATTTTTGTAAGTGTGGTACTAAAAGCGGAACCGAAAAAgaccttattttatattttaatctaaaGACAGTATTGATTGTGATAATTAAAGTATTTAAGATAGGAATCATCTTACTTAAACTTACAGTAAACCTTAGGAATCTGCGTTGATTGGAGATACGTCATGATAAGGGCACATGTTCTAAATGCAAAGTAGACTAGATTGCTTCAGTAGTCTAACTTAAAGATTTTCTCGAAGGAGCAACAAACTATACTAGCATTAGACCAACTTATATGACAATAAGACTAGCAATTCataatttaaactcatttatcTATTAACTAATAATTCATCTGATACCCccaaaattacgactgagtacccAAGCAGACAAAGCTGCTTGTGTAAGGTTTGACATTTAAAAGCCCTCAGTTTAAGAAAGCATTTAAATTTCACACCAGCCAGCtgatatttatctttaaaaaaaggcTTTGATGCTGTTACAGAGTGCAGTGCCCTCAAAGACAGAGcagccgttaaaaaaaaaagctgaaattgCTCCAACAAAGGGGTGGTGTGGAGGGCACTGGGAAGAGTAAGTGGTTTTTTCTTAAGAGGCGAATAGGAACAATCGGCCCTATGAGATCGAGGGCGTTAGCATCCTGACTCATGCATTTGCCAGGGGAAAAAAAAGGCTTTAAGTAACTGGGGTCCCTACTTCCCAACGGCACCTCCCTTCTCCCCCCGCCCAGCAGAAGGCCGCCAACCCTTCCTCGGAAGGGAATTGCTGTTGCTAAGCAGTGTCGGTCTAGCAAAAATGgtgctttttcttttgtatatatgccATGTGCTCTTggataatgctaataataattcaTCGTGGATAATGGTGATAATGATTCATCTTTCAAGTGTATAAAGTTAGTTATTGACATTTGCTGTTTTATCATCGTGTTGAAGACTGTGACGTCTCTAAAATTTAAAACTTGAGACTAATTTTTCTGCTATTTCGAAGAGATGGAAGAACCCCTCGACTggccattttattctctctctctctctctctctctctctctctctctctctctctctctctctctctctctctctctctcgcaaattaTTCCTCGTCATATGAGCGTATATGGCACAGAGGATGCGTTCAATTATAGTCAACCCTCTCTCCCCTGCGACCCACGATAAACGCCACCATATCAACCATAATTTATGGCGGAAGAATCGAATTCGCCCACTGAAGAACATTTGTTATGTTAACGAAGACTCCAGAGTTCTGTATCGCCATCCTGGCGACGGTTACCACATATTTTAAAAAGAATCGCTacaagaattactttggatggtCGTGTTTGCGCTGTCAAAGaacgcattttctctctcttcatttgtgcGATTTCAAgctgataatgaattttttttaaggagaaacTCGAATAAAACGTTATCTGGAGTGCTCTTCTATAGATTAGAAGCTGCTTCTGAAAAATGGAGTTTGTCGTAGTCTTATGCTAGTACTAGGACCCACCTAGTTACCGAGAGCTAGTAGGCCTATATGTAAGTCACATGCAAATACTTTATTTCAATGGACAAAGTAACATCGTAATGACCATTTCCAAGAGATCATTGACCTTCAGCACTGCAACGCATTCCCCTGCTTGTCTTTTGTCTTTATCTCCCGCGAGATAAGATAAGCCGATGATTATGTGATAGTTCTTGAAAGAAAATCATATTCGAATGTTGTGAACAATGAATTCCTTGCtagggaatttaaaaaaataagcttttgctcgtaaaaattactgttattcatcatttgtcatttatatttaaattagaAAGTTGTGAGGACAAGTTATCtagtttttaaaaatggtttATTCCACCCCTAGGGAAGAAGAGCTTTCAGTGCACCTTAGGCATTACTGAACGCCTctatagctgcacccactttttagcctttttctttAACCTCTCCTCACACTAAATCATAAATCGATGTTATTTTAAacagtgaattttgaattttaaagatGGTTTCCGTCAACTAAACTAGACTAGTCAGGTTCTGTTGTAAGTTTCCATGACGCTTCGTATTTTTACGAGCCATTTGTGAGTCCTGCGTCATCTCTGCCTTTGAATATTGGTATCGGTTTTGGCTAAACTGGTACACCGGTTCATGTGAAGAtggtgtgtgcatatgtgtgcgcGTTTACAAGCAAGCACTTCTTGCTCACGCACAAACTCTTTCCTCCGTCAGAAGCAAAGTTCTTCCTCTGGCAGAATCCGCTTAGCTCGCTGCCTCAATCCGTGTCACGCCATTAATAAACTTGATTAATGCTGTGTTACGCCATTGCCCCTCCCCCATCTCCCAGAATCCTAGCCCCCGCCCCCACACTCCTCCATCCATTACCGCTCACGTGCAGTCTGCGTTTCTTGTCTCCCATAGCTCTAATGTAGCCTATCCTTTCTTGCTTTGCTAGCTCTCTGGCCTAAGTGTAGCCCTTTGCCCCTTGCACTAGAGAGCCAGAGTTTGTTGTAATATCGGTAATTATCTGTTGCCAGGATTAGGGAGATAAAGTATCAGAAGACCGGTTGTTTTTTCTTGCGTTGCTCAgtgtcagttttttctctttttttttgcggAAGCACTGATTCACACATCTCGATGTGTTGGGTGTATTTGAGCAGTAGAAATGCAGTTCTACGTataaataattgagagagagagagagagagagagagagagagagagagagagagaaggctaagtGCTGACCACGATTTTTACCAAAACGACTTCCTTGATATTctatatctgctctctctctctctctctctctctctctctctctctctctctctctctctctcatgagcgtTCTTGCAATTGCTTAACCTTGAGGCTctttcccttcccccaccctacCAAGAGCCCCACGAATAACACCCCCTACCCTAGCCCCGTAATTATCTTCTTGGCTGTCAGGCTTCAAACCAAGTAACATAGCGGCGGCCAAAATTCAAGaatctcattattattgtttctcaTTATTACTGTTGGCCAGCGAAAGCACATTTCTAAGCAGAGATAAAATGCACTCTTCTCTTATTTCcccattatttcttcttcttcttcttctcctcctcgatACAACTGCTCTTGTTAACGGAAATATAGGTCTAGAAAACAGGACTGAACATTCCGCCGGTTGCGTCCATGTACATATTTGTTTCCTTACGATGTTCATAGGCGAGTTTCTACCGACATGCATGACGCCACATAGATGTAGGCTAATAGGTGCTATTGATTATACCAGACCAAAGTCCGTAGCGTTATGCTTCGATGGTTGAATTAATCTTAACTCATTTTAAAAGCTCTTGAGAAGCACCTACTACTTGATTAGCCCGGTGGCTTTGGGTTTTGTCTCTTGCGCCTAACTCTTAAGGttcgtctttagttttctgtaaaggaaaactattgggatggctttgtctgttcgtccgcgcttttttctgtcagcaagttctttgtcctccctcagatcttgaaacctattgaggctagaaaactgcaaactggtttgttgatcatccaccctccaatcatcaaatataccagattgcagccttctagctttgGTAgcctttatcttatttaaggttaaagttagccatggtcgtgcgtctgccaacgctataggacaggccaccaccgggccgtggctcattttttacttgttttattgtattcCTTATAATTAGCCTCCTCTTTTGCCCTGGCATGGAGCTGGTATGAGAGTCGTGCCAACTTATTCTAGGCCAACCCAGAAAGAGCACTGGAAATTCTAGGCCTACATCTGGCAGAGAATTACCTATAAAAAAGATAAGTCTCGTTGAGCTTGAATAAGAAAAATCCTTTTACTGATCACAAGAATACCACGGGGTCCTTCCCCCCTTATTTTATCTTCGAGGGTAGAACATTTTCTCTTTATCcttgcggttttttttttattctgtctgaaACCATCTCAACATAATTCAGCGACTGACTGATGCATTGACAAGGAAGGTTAGTGGATTGTGTTACAGTTTCGCTCGCAAAACTGACAGACGGATGCTCCCAAATTAATGGGTCCTGAAATCGGTATTCTCCTCAGCTTTCGAGATGCATAAGCTTATTTAGGAGATCAGCAAAACAAAATGGCAACGTCTTGTTGCCAACGTATTGGCTTAGTATTTCTGTACGAAGGAATTAAACTAGATGCATGTGTCGGTCGTTCTTCGAAACGGTTTAAGCAAGCTGGCGAATATAAGTGGCAGTCAAGAACAAAAGAGTGAATATATCGCCTTATTGTGAGACTTCCAAGAACGCTTGCAACATTATTCCTCAACAagatgtttatctctctctctctctctctctctctctctctctctctctctctctctctctctattttataggCACGTGTACCCCTTAGCATTTATCACAACGCAGTTGCTCGAGTGTCTGTTGCTGTCACAGTCCGCCCACTTATCAGTACAGTACAGCCACAGGGACCCggaaaaatttttatcactatttgCATGCCCTTCTTGGGTAGATAGAAAGATTAaagagacagtctctctctctctctctctctctctctctctctctctctctctctctctctctctctctctctcttttataggcATTTATTTATCACAACGCAGTTGCTCGAGTGTCTGTTGCTGTCACAGTCCGCCCACTTATCAGTACAGTACAGCCACGGGGACCcagaaaaatttttatcactatttgCATGCCCTTCTTGGGTAGACAGAAAGATTAaagaggcagtctctctctctctctctctctctctctctctctctctctctctctctctctctctctgacataagTTAATTGCTGCTGTAGCAATTGATGTTATAACATCCATCCACTcttgcagtacagtaatacagtaattaatgtttttatcGATGTTAATGATGGTGATATCTAGTCAGTGGTAGTAATGACATGTATTTTGAACATTTAGAAGAacttaatacagaatttaagccacaacattcctttccttttcactTAACCAGCTATGAATGAGTGAAATTCATTCAAACCCATCACATAGGCctattgcaaactttttttttatcacctatTGCTGCAGCACCTCGTACCTGATGACTTCTCCATGCATACTATATTAAAAGCAAGCCACGACAAGCGTGGTTACTAAATATGGGTATTTGGACGGGGCAATTGCCAAATCAACGTCATATCTATAGGAATGTTGATTGTATCTGTTGCAACTTGACATTTccttataatatttttacagaaGTTTGGCCGACGTCCAAGACTCTTATGCACTACATGGCAACTGTCTGAAACGAATTGCTGATAAGTGCATAAATACATGTAACTGGCATTGCTAAACGCTTTCAGATTTTACAaaagactaataataattatttgggCGTAGGAAATGAGGGGAAATGAATAGGGATTCCGTCAAAACAAATGCATTACTTGGCAACCTGATCAGCTGTAGATTGTAAACAGTGGCTGGTTTGAAGTGTCATCCGGTAGACCTCAGGAAGATGTCTTCCGGAGACGTCTTTTGAAAATTACGCCGAGCGGAGTTAAAAAGAGCAGTGGAGAGGAAGGAAATGGCAGCATAGCAATAAGAGGTCGAGTGAGTGTGAGCGGTCGCCGCCGTAAAGCAGCGGTTCCCAaggcattaaataaaatattcttttctgcTGGGAACCTTCGAGGTGCCACCGAGTCATTTCGGAGCCGGGGAAGACGGATCGAAGACTTTCGAAGTCACGGTtttgaattatgtatatgtgGCGTCGTCTCTCGATATAGATCTATAAGACACTAATGCAGTTTTAGGATTACAGTGGCGgtgtaaaattacaagaattccTTCGACTGGAATTAGAAGGGCGCTCCGGAATCGGCATCTACAACATGAGTGCAGGAGGAGGCGGAGTCGGGATGCTcctgtggaggaggaggagacgtcTATCAGTATTTTGCCCCCGGCTCCGTTTATTCCCCCTTGCCCTCACCCCCCGCCGGAGCAACCTTGACCATGACACcagcaacaccaccccgacatcaACCAGTACCCTCGCCCACCACCACGTTAGCAGTCGCTGTTACCACGCCGTTCAGCAATCCACCCGTCTGTCCTCGCTCCCGTCATCCTCCGACGGACGCAGTCGCTGCTGCCTCGCTCGCAACGGAGACGAACAGTTCCTCGACGCCCGCCGCCCTTTGTCGAAGCCCTTGCGTCGCTCCTTCAGCTCTGAAGACATGGATTTCCTGGCCAACCAGAAGAAACTGCACACGCCACCTGCTAATTTGGGGACGAAGGTGCGACGTGTCACCTGTGttacggtgtttttttttttttttacgcttttatGCCGTTGTTCAAAGACCTGTTGGCTCTGCGCCTGTTAAAAATGACAGTTGCTGATTGACGTTAAAGCAGTGCTTACGGTAGCTCGTAGGTCAGTGAACCCGTAGGACGTAGCTTGCTGCCATTATTTGGGTTGCCTGCGTGTTTTAATggaccattttctttttgttgtttattcaGTATTCATAGCTTTTTCATTATCCCAGTCCAATGCTTTTAGATTATTCATTGATATTTAAAGCTACATGGATTACCCTAGCTCTCCTAACAAGGATTatcctgtgattttttaaattaattccaAAGACTACTTACTCCAGTACCTAAGTAATTGTCTGATTGTTATTAAAGCGAAAATTCGAGTTCTGCACTAACAGTAGCCTATCCCCTCATCACCcagttaatttttgtatttcatcctaatttaGGTTGATTGCCAGGCCTGGTACAGTATGAGTTATCAAGAGTTGTTCTGGTTTATCCGAATCACAGCCTAAATCTTGCTGACAGGTGGTTGTTTGACATTTCTTGAGCTGACATATCAACTACCTGTTGTTTCAGAGGTTTGACAAAGGCTACATATAATGCACAGTGTGGCTTTTTTATGTTATATGTGATTCATATGACTTCTGCTGTAAAggctttgttaattcattactctCCAGCAATAACAGGGGACCTCCTGGTAATGTGGGATAAATTGCAACCGAGTTATTTTGTGACAGAAATGAAAGTCAAAATTACAAGCAAAGGATAAAAGCAAACTGGTGAATAGAGCCAACACCAGTTGAAGAATAATGCCATAAGCAAAACGCAAGCAAAGCAACGAAAAACTGGAGCGATTCCGGCGCATAATCACAAAGGCTTGCATCCTAACCTGACCCACCTTGACCCTAACTTGACCGAGGATGGCCATCcctaaaaatcatttataaaggaACATTAGAACTTAAGGAGATACATGCTAGCGCATGACAGTCAAGGTACACATGCTGTGAACAGCTTTATGCTGCTGAATAGGGTTTCCCGA
The sequence above is drawn from the Macrobrachium rosenbergii isolate ZJJX-2024 chromosome 15, ASM4041242v1, whole genome shotgun sequence genome and encodes:
- the LOC136846768 gene encoding G2/mitotic-specific cyclin-B2-like isoform X2, whose protein sequence is MESRHERKLIRPTIHEDNEPVKKCKPSPLSGQENRAGLKVSTKQRNNDIKSTMTKKAGRFSISLNIAKTTKKKKKKEQSEGDTIYLRSKKIAKRLSSGCSLLPKRRKQAATKKQDVSFDKHVLQVPRYDPLRKSTTAWKGKTPFLAREYEESYMELSQETLYQSINLIDRVLGVSDMPAEKVQLLSITAFFIVAKLEEKEPLEATDLLGLTLDTYTLQEFLSMEREVLTTVSFNLITADPSIFLEYFAYLTCNYDDKMVLDCANYLMETVLVEAWPLETLPSLLAAAALFGSLRIIHGAMASMALSTLMPPFFSLDDSSVISTSLRMLEALANRKHSPFQGASEKYESKSRHSELSLLPKLQPDEVLVIIDQVRATLISLRDANIIIRDHRHYHHHHHHLVNDGDSEEPDDETELRDVTDHEEVMT
- the LOC136846768 gene encoding G2/mitotic-specific cyclin-B-like isoform X1, with the protein product MESRHERKLIRPTIHEDNEPVKKCKPSPLSGQENRAGLKVSTKQRNNDIKSTMTKKAGRFSISLNIAKTTKKKKKKEQSEGDTIYLRSKKIAKRLSSGCSLLPKRRKQAATKKQDVSFDKHVLQVPRYDPLRKSTTAWKGKTPFLAREYEEDVMRYLLEVERRRHLMTRNYLANHPSVTQRTRAMLIDWLIRVQSYMELSQETLYQSINLIDRVLGVSDMPAEKVQLLSITAFFIVAKLEEKEPLEATDLLGLTLDTYTLQEFLSMEREVLTTVSFNLITADPSIFLEYFAYLTCNYDDKMVLDCANYLMETVLVEAWPLETLPSLLAAAALFGSLRIIHGAMASMALSTLMPPFFSLDDSSVISTSLRMLEALANRKHSPFQGASEKYESKSRHSELSLLPKLQPDEVLVIIDQVRATLISLRDANIIIRDHRHYHHHHHHLVNDGDSEEPDDETELRDVTDHEEVMT